A single genomic interval of Bradyrhizobium japonicum USDA 6 harbors:
- a CDS encoding GNAT family N-acetyltransferase, translated as MSTLRLEDLKQYSDTLRTRQGEAINVRFVEPRDTEELQHYFRSLSTRSRYNRFFGAISELPKGLLSEFLDVGARERFTVVATKMVDGFETIVAEARYAFHAETSTLEFGLSVDDRWQGHGIATALMKNLECRAAALGAEHMFGDTLRSNETMISLARKSGFAFVNHPDDWRLVRFDKEIAVAPKDIPCASWRLAALSRQADSPSASA; from the coding sequence ATGAGCACTCTTCGCCTGGAAGATCTGAAGCAATATTCGGACACGCTGCGTACCCGGCAGGGTGAGGCGATCAACGTTCGCTTCGTCGAGCCGCGCGACACCGAGGAGCTTCAGCACTATTTCCGCTCGCTCTCGACCCGCTCCCGCTACAACCGCTTCTTCGGTGCGATCAGCGAATTGCCGAAGGGCCTGCTGAGCGAATTCCTCGACGTTGGAGCGCGCGAGCGGTTCACTGTCGTCGCGACCAAGATGGTCGACGGCTTCGAGACCATCGTCGCCGAAGCGCGCTACGCCTTCCATGCCGAGACCTCGACACTCGAGTTCGGCCTGTCGGTCGACGACCGCTGGCAGGGCCACGGCATCGCCACCGCGCTGATGAAGAATCTCGAATGCCGCGCGGCAGCTCTCGGTGCCGAGCACATGTTCGGCGACACGCTGCGCTCCAACGAGACCATGATTTCGCTCGCCCGCAAATCCGGTTTCGCTTTCGTCAATCATCCCGACGACTGGAGGCTGGTGCGCTTCGACAAGGAGATCGCCGTCGCGCCGAAAGACATTCCCTGCGCGAGCTGGCGCCTCGCCGCCCTTTCCCGTCAGGCCGACAGCCCCTCAGCCTCGGCCTGA
- a CDS encoding DUF1127 domain-containing protein has product MSTLTHNSMTNHHAPGLIQQIGETLHVWHERYRTRRELTNWTARDLHDVGLSWTDIAYEADKPFWRA; this is encoded by the coding sequence ATGTCTACTTTGACCCACAATTCGATGACAAATCATCATGCGCCCGGCCTCATCCAGCAGATCGGCGAGACGCTTCACGTCTGGCACGAGCGCTACCGGACCCGCCGCGAACTGACCAACTGGACGGCCCGCGATCTCCACGACGTCGGCCTGTCCTGGACCGATATCGCCTACGAGGCTGACAAACCCTTCTGGCGGGCCTGA
- a CDS encoding oxidoreductase: MRVWFITGASRGFGALIAEAALKAGDAVVATARDPSTVTARLGSHERLLATRLDVTSEAEAHEAAGQAAKRFGRIDILVNNAGYGLLGAIEEASGAETQKLFGTNVFGLLGVTRAVLPHMRRQRSGHVINISSVGGYTGYPGWGVYGATKFAVEGISEALAGEVAPLGIKVTVVEPGFFRTDFLDDTSLSRTAQVIDDYHESVGKTRAHAAEFNHGQRGDPRKLAQAFLTLVDAKTPPLRLPLGSDTVERIEAKNAFVARELAGWRSVATSTDFTNDGA; the protein is encoded by the coding sequence ATGCGTGTCTGGTTCATCACAGGAGCATCCCGCGGATTTGGCGCCTTGATCGCCGAAGCCGCCTTGAAGGCCGGGGATGCGGTGGTCGCGACGGCGCGCGATCCGTCCACTGTCACCGCGCGCCTCGGCAGCCACGAGCGCCTGCTCGCGACCCGGCTCGACGTCACCAGCGAGGCCGAGGCGCATGAGGCGGCGGGCCAGGCCGCGAAGCGCTTCGGGCGCATCGATATCCTGGTCAACAATGCCGGCTACGGCCTGCTCGGCGCGATCGAGGAGGCCAGCGGCGCGGAGACGCAAAAGCTGTTCGGCACGAATGTGTTCGGCCTGCTCGGTGTCACCCGCGCGGTGTTGCCGCATATGCGCCGCCAGCGCTCGGGCCACGTCATCAACATCTCGTCGGTCGGTGGCTACACCGGCTATCCCGGCTGGGGCGTCTATGGCGCGACCAAATTCGCGGTCGAAGGGATCAGCGAAGCGCTGGCCGGCGAAGTCGCGCCGCTCGGCATCAAGGTCACCGTGGTCGAGCCGGGCTTCTTCCGCACCGACTTCCTCGACGACACCTCGCTGTCGCGCACCGCGCAGGTGATCGACGATTATCACGAGAGTGTCGGCAAGACCCGCGCTCACGCCGCCGAATTCAACCACGGCCAGCGCGGCGATCCGCGCAAGCTGGCGCAGGCCTTCCTGACGCTGGTCGATGCCAAGACCCCGCCGCTGCGGTTGCCGCTCGGCAGCGACACGGTGGAGCGGATCGAGGCGAAGAACGCATTCGTTGCGCGGGAGCTGGCGGGATGGCGATCCGTCGCAACCTCGACCGACTTCACCAATGACGGCGCTTGA